From a single Lolium rigidum isolate FL_2022 chromosome 7, APGP_CSIRO_Lrig_0.1, whole genome shotgun sequence genomic region:
- the LOC124675330 gene encoding GDSL esterase/lipase At2g23540-like, with the protein MERSMAWAAVAMAVLCLTAAVVRVGADDFVDEDSPGASFIFGDSLVDAGNNNYLSTLSKADMNPNGIDFAASGGNPTGRFTNGRTIADIIGEMLGQADYSPPFLAPNTTGGALLNGVNYASGGAGILNGTGRVFVNRISMDIQIDYFNITRRQLDDLLGKAKAKEFIQRKAIFSITVGSNDFLNNYLMPVLSAGTRVAESPDGFINDLIIHLREQLTRLHALDARKFVVANVGPLGCIPYQKTLNRVGDNECVKLPNTLAAQYNGRLRDLLIDLNGGSDGTGGLPGGRFCLANVYDLVMELIANHQKYGFKTASVACCGNGGRYAGIVPCGPQSSMCDDRQNHVFWDPYHPSEKANLLLAKYIVDGDSKYISPMNLRKLFKL; encoded by the exons ATGGAGAGATCGATGGCTTgggcggcggtggcgatggcggtgCTGTGCTTGACGGCGGCCGTGGTGAGGGTAGGAGCGGACGACTTCGTTGACGAGGACTCGCCCGgggcttccttcatcttcggggaCTCGCTGGTCGACGCCGGGAACAACAACTACCTGTCGACACTCTCCAAGGCCGACATGAACCCCAACGGGATCGACTTCGCCGCCTCCGGCGGCAACCCCACCGGCCGGTTCACCAACGGCAGGACCATCGCCGACATCATCG GGGAGATGCTTGGGCAGGCGGACtactcgccgccgttcctggcccCGAACACGACGGGCGGCGCGCTACTCAACGGCGTGAACTACGCGTCGGGCGGCGCCGGGATCCTGAACGGGACGGGCCGGGTGTTCGTGAACCGGATCAGCATGGACATTCAGATAGACTACTTCAACATCACGAGGCGGCAGCTGGACGACCTGCTgggcaaggccaaggccaaggagtTCATCCAGAGGAAGGCCATCTTCTCCATCACCGTCGGCTCCAACGACTTCCTCAACAACTACCTCATGCCCGTGCTCTCCGCCGGCACCCGCGTCGCCGAGTCCCCCGACGGCTTCATCAACGACCTCATCATCCACCTCCGCGAGCAGCTCACG AGGCTGCACGCGCTGGACGCGAGGAAGTTCGTGGTGGCGAACGTGGGGCCGCTGGGGTGCATCCCGTACCAGAAGACGCTGAACCGCGTCGGGGACAACGAGTGCGTGAAGCTGCCCAACACGCTCGCCGCGCAGTACAACGGCCGGCTCCGGGACCTCCTCATCGATCTCAACGGCGGCAGCGACGGCACCGGCGGGCTCCCCGGCGGGAGGTTCTGCCTGGCCAACGTGTACGACCTGGTGATGGAGCTGATCGCCAACCACCAGAAGTACGGGTTCAAGACGGCGAGCGTGGCGTGCTGCGGCAACGGCGGGCGGTACGCCGGGATCGTGCCGTGCGGGCCGCAGTCGAGCATGTGCGACGACCGGCAGAACCACGTCTTCTGGGACCCCTACCACCCCAGCGAGAAGGCCAACCTGCTGCTCGCAAAGTACATCGTCGACGGCGACAGCAAGTACATCTCGCCCATGAACCTCAGGAAGCTCTTCAAGCTCTAG
- the LOC124675329 gene encoding uncharacterized protein LOC124675329, which yields MQAAAARARRLLASPAASGIQGALSASHRGCAAGAELALLPHLDNGFPASPSSPHHARSFSSHLSRTFLMRTGTSHWQSKKSVCYHVARAHFATESSDNDHPKESAEELYQKMLKSVEAQTMPPNAWLWSMISSCSSEEDIKLLFQILQKLRVFRLSNLRINANFNDHLCMKVSEACARVGVPDYGLKVLWNHNVYGITPTIGSAHYLLQHAKEHNDTKLMERIMQVLRRNSLPLQPGTADIVFSICYNADRWDLLSKYAARFVQAGVKLRRTAFDIWMEFAAKVGDSQSIWEINSLRGKSVKHYTLTTGFACAKGSLLEHKPENAAATIKLLHKHLPDQKKPFVKDELQKLVAEWPTEVIKRQKKDDRKAMEEALITDIPKMISSMAKSGLDISVDLDKLTPQPEAA from the exons ATGCAGGCCGCCgcagcgcgcgcgcgccgcctcctcgcGTCACCGGCGGCCTCGGGGATCCAGGGAGCGCTCTCCGCCTCCCACCGGGGGTGCGCGGCAGGCGCCGAGCTCGCCCTCCTTCCCCATCTCGATAATGGCTTCCCCGCCTCGCCCTCCTCTCCGCATCACGCCAGGAGCTTCTCGTCGCACCTGTCCC GTACTTTTCTAATGCGAACCGGGACTTCTCACTGGCAGAGTAAGAAATCGGTGTGCTATCACGTGGCAAGAGCTCATTTCGCGACAGAATCAAGCGACAACGACCACCCTAAAG AATCTGCAGAGGAGCTGTACCAAAAAATGCTGAAATCCGTTGAAGCCCAAACCATGCCTCCAAATGCCTGGTTATGGTCAATGATCAGTAGTTGCTCCAGTGAGGAGGACATCAAACTCCTTTTTCAGATTTTGCAGAAGCTAAGAGTATTT AGATTATCAAATCTTCGCATCAATGCGAACTTCAACGACCATCTGTGTATGAAAGTTTCTGAGGCTTGCGCTCGTGTGGGTGTCCCTGACTATG GGTTGAAGGTTTTATGGAATCACAATGTTTATGGAATAACGCCAACCATTGGTTCTGCCCATTATCTACTG CAACATGCTAAAGAGCACAATGATACTAAGCTAATGGAGAGGATAATGCAAGTCCTTAGGAGGAATTCCTTACCATTACAACCAGGCACTGCTGATATcgtcttcag TATCTGCTATAATGCTGATAGATGGGATTTACTCTCAAAATATGCGGCGAGATTTGTTCAGGCTGGAGTCAAGTTGCGCCGTACTGCATTTGACATATGGATGGAATTCGCTGCCAAAGTTG GAGACTCTCAATCTATATGGGAAATCAATAGTCTGAGAGGGAAGTCTGTCAAACACTATACTCTTACAACCGGTTTTGCATGTGCAAAG GGGTCTCTGCTTGAACATAAGCCGGAAAATGCCGCTGCCACCATTAAACTCCTGCACAAG CACCTTCCTGATCAGAAGAAACCGTTTGTCAAAGATGAACTCCAAAAGCTTGTTGCTGAATGGCCAACAGAGGTGATAAAAAGGCAGAAGAAAGATGATAGGAAG GCAATGGAGGAAGCTTTGATTACGGACATCCCTAAAATGATCAGTTCCATGGCAAAGTCAGGCCTCGACATTTCTGTGGATCTGGACAAACTTACC